ACATGTCCTTGCGGGGCACGTTCCCGCGGCGGCGGATCTCCTCGAAGACGGGGGGGATCTTCCAGGAGCCCTTGCGCACCACCGCGCGGCAGCCGCGCGGGAGGACGCGGGGGAGGTTCTCCGGGAGGCCGCCGCCCGTGATGTGGGCGAGGCCGAGGAGGATCTGGCCCTCGAGGCGGAACGCGTCGGAGAGGCGCGCGACGTCCTCGACGTAGATCTTCGTGGGCGTCAGGAGGGTCTTCGCCCAGCGGTTCAGCGCGGGGCCGTGGAAGACCTTGCGCACGAGCGAGTAGCCGTTGGAGTGCACGCCGGTGGAGGGCAGGCCGAGCAGGACGTCGCCGGGGTAGATCTTCGAGCCGTCGATGAGTTCGTCGCGGCGCACGATGCCGACGGCGAAGCCGGCGAGGTCGTACTCGCCGTGCGGGTAGAAGCCCGGCATCTCCGCGGTCTCGCCGCCGAGCAGCGCAAGGCGGCCCTGGCGGCAGCCCTCCATGATCCCCTCGAGGATGCGCTTGGAGCGCGCGAGGTCGAGCTTCCCCATCGCGTAGTAGTCGAGGAAGAGCAGGGGCTTGGCGCCGCAGGTGACGAGGTCGTTGACGCACATCGCGACGAGGTCGATGCCGACGGTGTCGTGGCGGTCGAACTGGAATGCGAGCTTGAGCTTCGTGCCGACCCCGTCGGTCGTCGCCGCGAGCAGATAGTCTCCGCCGCCGTCGAGCTTGAGAGGGACGAGGCCCGAGTAGCCGCCCACGGAAGGGGCCTTCGAGGCGATGAAGTCGACGAGCTTGTCGGCGAGGTCGATGTCGACTCCCGCCTTCTTGTAGGTCAGCGTCGGCATGCTTTCTTCTCCTGGGAGGGGGATTCCGGGCGGCTGCCCGGCTTGACGAGAGGGAGTCCGCGCGCGCAGAGCGGGCAGGTCGCGGGGGCCCAGCCGGCGGCGGGGAGATGCGCGAGCGCGCGCAGGGGCATCCCGAGGCGCGGGGCGCGCTCCCCGCGCAGGACGATGGCGGCCGCCCCGACGGGGCGGGCGCCGTGCGCGCGCACGAGCGCGGCCACCTCGGAGGTGGACTTTCCGGTGGTGACGACGTCCTCGACGACGAGGACGCGTTCGCCGCGCTCGAGCCTGAAGCCGCGGCGCAGCGCGAGGAGGCCGTCCGGGCCGCGCTCCGTGAAGTAGGCGCGGGTCCCGAGCGCGCGGGCGGCCTCGTGCCCGATGACCACCCCGCCGAGCGCCGGGGAGACGACGAGGTCGGGCTTCCACCCGGCGAGGCGGACCTCGGCGGCGAGGGCCCGGCCCAGGCGCGCGGCGGCGCGCGGGTCGGAGAGGACGAGCGCGCACTGGAAGTAGCGCTCCGCGTGCAGGCCGGAGGAGAGCCGGAAGTGCCCCTCGAGCAGGGCGCCGCTGCGCCGGAAGAGAGGAAGGAGGCTCATGCGCGCACCGCGAGCTGCTCGAGGATGGTCTGCGCCGTGCGCGAGGGATCCTCGGCGAGCGCGATGGGGCGTCCGACCACGATGTAGCGGATGCCGAGCGCGGAGGCTTCGGCCGGGGTGATGTGGCGCTTCTGGTCGTGCGCGTCCCCGCCCGGCAGGCGGATGCCCGGCGTGATGAAGGTCGTCTCCGCGCCGAGGTCCTCGCGCAGGGCGGCGACCTCGTGGCCGGAGCAGATGATGCCGTCGACGTGGCGGCGGCCGTGCTCGGCGAGGCGGCGGGCGAGCGGGTGCACCGCCGCGTTGGGGTGCAGGGCCTTCACGTCGGCGTCGTTCATGCTGGTCAGCACCGTGACGCCCCAGAGGCGGGGGCGCGGATGGGTCTCGGCCGCGGCCTTGAGCATGTCGGCGCCGCCGAGCATGTGGAGGCTCAGCGAGAAGACCCCGAACGCCTGCGCCTCCTGGACCGCGTGGGCGACGGTCTGCGGGATGTCGTGGAGCTTGAGGTCGAGGAAGACCTCGCCGTCGCGCTTGCGCACGAGGTCGATGACGCGCCGGCCGTGCGCGAGGAACATGCGCAGGCCGACCTTGTAGTAGCGGACCTTGCCGTGGAGCTTGTCGATGAGCTGCTCCGCGGCGGAAACGCTGTCGAGGTCGAGGGCGACGATGAGTTCGGTGGGGGGATGCGTGTTCGTCATCGGGGTGTCTCCGCCATGGGATGGGAACGGCCGACGGCGTCGCGGACGCGCTCGAGACCCTGCTCGCGCATGAGGCGCAGCAGACCGCGCTTGATCTCGCGCGCCAGGTCCGGACCGCGGAAGACGAGACCGGTGTAGACCTGGACGAGGGAGGCTCCCGCGCGGAGCTTCTGCCACGCGTCCTCGGGCTCGAGGATGCCCCCGCTGCCGATGATCGGGAGGCGGCCGCCGGTGCGTCGTCGGACCTCGCGGATCATCGCGGTCGCGCGCTCGCGCAGCGGGGCGCCGCTCAGGCCTCCGCGCGTCGAAGCGAGGCCCTCGGGAAGGCCTTCGCGGGAGAGCGTCGTGTTGGTGCAGACGACGCCCGCGGACTCCCCGACGAGGAGGGGGAGGAGTTCCTCGAGCTCGCCGGGCTCGAGGTCGGGAGCGAGCTTCACGAACACGGGCTTGCCCTGCGGGTTGACGGACTTCAGAGCGGTGAGGATGCGCTCCAGGCGCAGGCGCTCCTGCAGGCGGCGCAGGCCCTCGGTGTTCGGCGAGGAGACGTTCAAGGTGAAATAGTCGGCGTGGGGCGCGAGCAGGGAGAAGGCGCGCGCGTACTCCTCGTGGGCGCGCTCGGCCGGGACGTCCTTGTTGATGCCGATGTTCGCTCCGACGGGGACGCGGCGGCCTTCGGGTCGGGCGCGGAAGCGGGCCAGGCGGGCGGCGGCGGCCTCGGCGCCCTCGTTGTTGAAGCCCATGCGGTTGACCACGGCCTCGCGTTCCGGGAAGCGGAAGAGGCGCGGGCGGGGGTTCCCGGGCTGGGGGCGCGCGGTCAAGGTGCCGAACTCCAGGAAGCCGAAGCCGAGCGCGGCCAGCGCGGGGCCCCCGACCGCGTCCTTGTCGTAGCCGGCCGCGAGGCCGACCGGGTTGGGGAAGCGCAGCCCCGCCACCGTCGTCTCCAGCGCCGGGTGCTCGAGACGGAAGAAGCGCTCGAGGAGCGCGGGGAAGGGCGGCAGGCTGCCGAGGCGCAGGAGGTCGAGGGAGAGCTCGTGGGCGGTCTCCGGCTCGAGGCGGAAGAAGCAGGGACGCAGCCAGCGCTCGTAGAGGTTCATCGGGCGCTCCGGGCGCGGAGGAAGACGACGCGTCCGCCCGAGACGGTCGCGCGCACGCGCCCCGGGAAGCGGCGGCCGATGAAGGGGGAGTTCCCGCTCTTCGAACGGAACTCCGGGCCGAGGGTGAAGGGGTCGTTCGGGTCGAGGACGCAGACGTCGGCGTCGGCGCCGCGCGTGAGCCGTCCCTTCGTCCGGAGGCCGAGGATCCTGGCCGGGCCGAGCGCGAGGCGCTCGGCGAGGCGGCGGCGGTCGAGCGTCCCGCGCCGCACGAGCTCGAGCGCCGCGGGTGCGAGCGTCTCCAGACCGATGACCCCGCACGGGGCGCGGCGCGCTCCGAGGGCCTTCTTCGCCGCCGCGTGGGGCGCGTGGTCGGTCGCGACGGCGCCGATCGTCCCGTCCGCGAGCCCCGCGAGCAGCGCCGCGCGGTCGGCGGCGGTCCGCAGCGGAGGGTTCATCTTGAAGAAGGGCGCGCGCGCCGCGGAGCGCGGGACGTCGTCCTCGTCGAGGAGCAGGTGGTGCGGGGCGGCTTCGGCGGTGACGGCGGCGCCGCGGCGTCGGGCCTCGCGCACGAGCGCGACGACGGCCGCGCAGCTGACGTGGCAGAGGTGCAGGCGGCCTCCGCAGAGCTCGGCGAGCAGGAGGTCGCGCAGGGAGGGGAGCGTCTCGGCCGCGTGCGGTATGCCGGGCACGCCGAGTCGGCGGGCCGCGCCCTCATGGAAGGCGCCCCCGCCGGCGAGGCCGGGGTCCTCGGCATGGTCGAGCAGGGGCCGGCCGGTCTCCCGCAGGGCCTCGAGCGCGCCGCGCAGGAGCGCGGAGTCCCCGACGGGGCGGCCGTCGTCGCTGAAGGCCGCGGCGCCGGCGGCCGCGAGAGCCTCGAAATCGACGAGGACGCGGCCTCCGAGGCCGCGGGTCACGGGGGCGGCGAAGAGGACCTCCACGGGGGAGTCGCGCCGGGCCCGCGCGCGAAGGGCCCGCAGGCGCGCGGGGCTGTCCGGGGTCGGGGAGGTGTTCGCCATCGCGACGAGGGTCGTCACCCCTCCCGCGGCGGCCGCGCGGCCGCCGGTCGC
The DNA window shown above is from Elusimicrobiota bacterium and carries:
- the purM gene encoding phosphoribosylformylglycinamidine cyclo-ligase, which translates into the protein MTYKKAGVDIDLADKLVDFIASKAPSVGGYSGLVPLKLDGGGDYLLAATTDGVGTKLKLAFQFDRHDTVGIDLVAMCVNDLVTCGAKPLLFLDYYAMGKLDLARSKRILEGIMEGCRQGRLALLGGETAEMPGFYPHGEYDLAGFAVGIVRRDELIDGSKIYPGDVLLGLPSTGVHSNGYSLVRKVFHGPALNRWAKTLLTPTKIYVEDVARLSDAFRLEGQILLGLAHITGGGLPENLPRVLPRGCRAVVRKGSWKIPPVFEEIRRRGNVPRKDMWRTFNMGIGMVIVVRPNAVELARRVLPQARVIGEIVRGKQGVDLR
- the pyrE gene encoding orotate phosphoribosyltransferase, which codes for MSLLPLFRRSGALLEGHFRLSSGLHAERYFQCALVLSDPRAAARLGRALAAEVRLAGWKPDLVVSPALGGVVIGHEAARALGTRAYFTERGPDGLLALRRGFRLERGERVLVVEDVVTTGKSTSEVAALVRAHGARPVGAAAIVLRGERAPRLGMPLRALAHLPAAGWAPATCPLCARGLPLVKPGSRPESPSQEKKACRR
- the pyrF gene encoding orotidine-5'-phosphate decarboxylase yields the protein MTNTHPPTELIVALDLDSVSAAEQLIDKLHGKVRYYKVGLRMFLAHGRRVIDLVRKRDGEVFLDLKLHDIPQTVAHAVQEAQAFGVFSLSLHMLGGADMLKAAAETHPRPRLWGVTVLTSMNDADVKALHPNAAVHPLARRLAEHGRRHVDGIICSGHEVAALREDLGAETTFITPGIRLPGGDAHDQKRHITPAEASALGIRYIVVGRPIALAEDPSRTAQTILEQLAVRA
- a CDS encoding quinone-dependent dihydroorotate dehydrogenase, translated to MNLYERWLRPCFFRLEPETAHELSLDLLRLGSLPPFPALLERFFRLEHPALETTVAGLRFPNPVGLAAGYDKDAVGGPALAALGFGFLEFGTLTARPQPGNPRPRLFRFPEREAVVNRMGFNNEGAEAAAARLARFRARPEGRRVPVGANIGINKDVPAERAHEEYARAFSLLAPHADYFTLNVSSPNTEGLRRLQERLRLERILTALKSVNPQGKPVFVKLAPDLEPGELEELLPLLVGESAGVVCTNTTLSREGLPEGLASTRGGLSGAPLRERATAMIREVRRRTGGRLPIIGSGGILEPEDAWQKLRAGASLVQVYTGLVFRGPDLAREIKRGLLRLMREQGLERVRDAVGRSHPMAETPR
- a CDS encoding dihydroorotase, which codes for MRLLISGGRVVDPAQNLDAPADVLLEGPKVAAVGRGLAERPGLRGVPRLNAAGCWVLPGLIDLHVHLREPGREEDETFATGGRAAAAGGVTTLVAMANTSPTPDSPARLRALRARARRDSPVEVLFAAPVTRGLGGRVLVDFEALAAAGAAAFSDDGRPVGDSALLRGALEALRETGRPLLDHAEDPGLAGGGAFHEGAARRLGVPGIPHAAETLPSLRDLLLAELCGGRLHLCHVSCAAVVALVREARRRGAAVTAEAAPHHLLLDEDDVPRSAARAPFFKMNPPLRTAADRAALLAGLADGTIGAVATDHAPHAAAKKALGARRAPCGVIGLETLAPAALELVRRGTLDRRRLAERLALGPARILGLRTKGRLTRGADADVCVLDPNDPFTLGPEFRSKSGNSPFIGRRFPGRVRATVSGGRVVFLRARSAR